A window from Opitutia bacterium ISCC 52 encodes these proteins:
- a CDS encoding arylsulfatase, which yields MNRNKLLDILTPLVAFTALIMVSVSCSASEKVQANQDSPPNVILIMSDDQGIGDFGINGNPIVQTPFIDKMARNSASMSRFYVNAVCSPTRASLMTGRWSYRTGVTDTFKGRSIMSSEETTIAEVLNEAGYSTGLFGKWHLGDNYPYRPMDQGYETAVYHRGGGLGQPSEPVGADQRYTNPVLFRNGEQYTAEGYCADIYFSEAIDFIEDSKAKEKPFFAYIASNTPHSPYHDVPEKWLSYYKGLNLENSQFPQEPGHSISGKDDMDTRARIYAMVSNLDENVGRLFSELDMMELTENTVVIYMCDNGPNGYRYVKGFKGRKSNAWEGGVRSPFWAHWPKGFPAGTVSDALSAHVDIFPTILELCKIDKPDGFQIDGHSMLSYLKGEKSEPKDRTVILQSHRGEQPEPWENATVVTQQWKLVSNGNSGNRELFNLANDPFALENVSSSNPDVLKDLHSRYQNWLEEMRDVTPMDLPIYVGTTFEPEVVLTSQDLKEIDARRKEGEWRLKVVESGTYQIAFTIKQMNSPTTVELRIDNKIIATVPVDTAKVRYAFDPVELSKGRSTLRVIPQGVDSRHLHAFVTKEER from the coding sequence ATGAACCGAAACAAACTTTTAGATATATTAACTCCCCTGGTAGCTTTTACAGCTTTAATTATGGTAAGTGTGAGCTGTTCAGCATCAGAGAAAGTTCAAGCCAATCAGGATTCCCCTCCCAATGTAATTCTGATCATGTCGGACGATCAGGGAATTGGAGATTTCGGGATCAACGGAAATCCCATTGTTCAAACGCCCTTTATCGACAAGATGGCAAGGAACTCTGCCAGCATGAGTCGGTTTTATGTGAATGCAGTTTGTTCACCTACTCGTGCAAGTCTCATGACGGGACGTTGGAGTTACCGAACAGGTGTGACGGATACGTTTAAGGGCCGTTCGATTATGAGCTCGGAGGAAACCACGATAGCTGAAGTGTTAAATGAGGCTGGTTACTCAACGGGACTGTTTGGGAAATGGCACTTGGGCGACAACTATCCTTACCGGCCTATGGATCAGGGCTACGAAACGGCGGTGTATCATCGAGGTGGCGGTCTTGGTCAACCTTCTGAGCCTGTGGGAGCAGATCAACGCTATACCAATCCAGTTTTATTTCGAAATGGAGAGCAATACACGGCTGAAGGTTATTGCGCTGATATTTACTTCTCGGAAGCCATCGATTTTATCGAGGACTCGAAGGCTAAAGAGAAACCTTTCTTCGCTTACATCGCGAGTAACACACCGCATAGCCCTTACCATGATGTGCCGGAGAAATGGTTGAGCTACTATAAAGGATTAAATCTTGAGAATAGCCAGTTTCCGCAAGAACCGGGTCACTCGATCAGTGGTAAGGATGATATGGATACGAGGGCGCGCATCTATGCCATGGTTTCCAATCTGGATGAAAACGTAGGTCGGTTGTTTAGCGAATTAGACATGATGGAGCTCACCGAAAACACAGTGGTGATCTATATGTGCGATAATGGTCCTAACGGTTACCGTTACGTAAAAGGATTCAAGGGACGTAAAAGCAACGCTTGGGAGGGGGGAGTGCGTTCCCCGTTCTGGGCGCATTGGCCCAAGGGGTTTCCTGCAGGCACTGTTTCGGACGCCTTATCTGCCCACGTAGATATATTCCCCACTATACTTGAGTTATGTAAGATCGATAAACCGGACGGTTTCCAAATTGATGGACATTCAATGCTCAGTTACCTGAAAGGTGAGAAGAGTGAGCCCAAGGATCGAACGGTGATTCTGCAATCCCATCGAGGTGAGCAACCAGAGCCCTGGGAGAATGCCACGGTGGTTACCCAGCAATGGAAGTTGGTAAGTAATGGTAATTCAGGAAACCGGGAATTATTTAATTTAGCCAATGATCCTTTTGCTTTGGAGAATGTAAGTAGTTCCAATCCTGATGTTCTCAAGGATTTGCACTCACGGTATCAGAACTGGCTTGAGGAAATGCGAGATGTCACGCCCATGGATCTACCCATATACGTGGGTACGACCTTTGAGCCTGAGGTGGTGCTTACCAGTCAGGATTTAAAAGAAATTGATGCCAGAAGAAAAGAAGGAGAATGGCGTTTGAAGGTTGTAGAGAGTGGCACCTATCAAATCGCATTCACGATCAAGCAGATGAATAGTCCCACCACAGTGGAGTTGCGGATTGATAATAAGATAATCGCCACTGTGCCTGTTGATACGGCAAAGGTGCGCTACGCTTTCGATCCGGTTGAACTGAGCAAAGGACGTAGCACGTTGAGAGTGATTCCGCAGGGCGTGGATAGTCGTCACCTACATGCTTTTGTAACTAAAGAAGAAAGATGA
- a CDS encoding ThuA domain-containing protein has product MKLKVLFILILSLIVLAANAEAKIKALIIDGQNNHAVWPRSTIMMKQYLEETGLFEVDIERSRYTWKAEREKEWLPLAKVGMTEDLKEPKADPDFDPSFADYDVVISNFGWKAADWPDKTQRAFEDYVENGGGFVAVHAANNSFAQWTEYNQMIGIGGWGGRNRESGIHIYYDNDGKLVRDKASTGKSGSHGPRHEFHITLRDSTHPISRGLPKKWLTSEDECYATLRGPAENMTVLATGKDVSGKAPTDRHEPMLMVLDYGKGKVFHTTLGHDIAAVEGVSFITTFLRGTEWAATGKVTQAIPSDFPSVTKANNRLFEYKE; this is encoded by the coding sequence ATGAAACTAAAAGTCCTTTTCATTCTAATCCTTTCACTTATTGTTCTTGCTGCGAATGCCGAGGCTAAGATCAAGGCCTTGATCATAGACGGTCAAAATAATCATGCTGTCTGGCCAAGATCGACCATCATGATGAAGCAATACTTGGAGGAGACAGGCCTGTTTGAAGTCGACATTGAACGCTCTCGCTACACTTGGAAGGCTGAACGAGAAAAGGAGTGGCTGCCCCTTGCAAAGGTAGGCATGACCGAAGACTTGAAGGAGCCTAAAGCGGATCCGGACTTTGATCCTTCGTTTGCAGACTACGATGTTGTTATTTCTAACTTCGGATGGAAAGCAGCTGATTGGCCGGATAAAACGCAGCGCGCCTTCGAAGACTACGTAGAGAACGGTGGAGGCTTTGTTGCGGTGCACGCAGCAAATAATTCATTCGCTCAATGGACTGAATACAATCAGATGATTGGCATTGGTGGATGGGGAGGAAGAAATCGGGAAAGTGGGATTCATATTTATTACGATAATGACGGTAAATTAGTAAGAGATAAAGCTTCTACGGGCAAATCCGGAAGCCATGGACCGCGACATGAGTTTCATATTACTCTTCGCGACTCAACTCATCCAATCAGCCGAGGCCTACCCAAAAAATGGCTTACGTCTGAAGATGAATGTTACGCCACTCTTCGTGGACCCGCTGAAAATATGACCGTGCTTGCAACAGGTAAAGATGTATCCGGGAAAGCGCCAACGGATCGTCACGAGCCGATGCTAATGGTTTTGGATTACGGCAAAGGAAAAGTATTTCACACAACGCTGGGGCACGATATCGCTGCAGTGGAAGGGGTAAGTTTTATAACCACCTTTCTTCGTGGCACTGAGTGGGCTGCAACCGGTAAAGTCACTCAAGCGATACCTTCGGATTTTCCTTCAGTCACTAAAGCCAATAATCGTCTCTTCGAGTATAAGGAGTAA
- the dgoD gene encoding galactonate dehydratase: protein MNKNTSNPYSRRRFLEKSALISGAMALAPALHTNSHAAPANNSGMKITGLEMVRSAPPRDGGWNWIFLKITTDSGIYGWGEASLQEKDHGVMAEIESFKKYLIGQDPFQIEQIWTSLHRRVTWTGGAVTMSAISAIDLALCDIKGKALGVPVYDLMGGKVRDKVKLYANGWFNGSRPVELARDAKATVAKGYKALKLYPFGGPQAITPERMQLGVDRVAAVREAVGPNIEIGVDIRNALNIWGARRVAQKLEPLDIMFMEEPILYDNSTTLVELAREARVPIAVGERLYTRWEFREVLEKNAVDIIQPDICHAGGLSDLKKIAAMAETYYVTMAPHNSNGPISTVASLHLDMVINNCFMQELILRFFDRYNEVLTNPIVVEDGYGITPAGPGWGTDLDIEELAKYPPKEYNPVSSGDVF, encoded by the coding sequence ATGAACAAAAATACCTCTAACCCCTATTCAAGACGAAGATTTCTTGAAAAATCAGCGCTCATTTCAGGAGCCATGGCATTGGCGCCTGCGCTTCATACCAATAGTCACGCTGCTCCTGCGAATAACAGTGGTATGAAGATCACCGGTCTGGAAATGGTAAGGTCAGCGCCTCCGCGTGACGGCGGATGGAATTGGATTTTTTTAAAGATTACCACGGATTCCGGTATCTACGGATGGGGCGAAGCCAGTCTCCAGGAAAAAGACCACGGCGTCATGGCAGAGATCGAATCCTTTAAGAAATATCTGATTGGCCAGGATCCATTTCAGATCGAGCAGATTTGGACCTCGCTTCATCGCCGAGTAACTTGGACTGGTGGAGCGGTCACGATGAGTGCCATCAGCGCTATCGACTTAGCCTTATGCGATATTAAGGGAAAAGCATTGGGTGTACCGGTTTATGATTTGATGGGAGGCAAAGTTCGAGATAAGGTAAAACTCTATGCCAATGGCTGGTTCAATGGAAGCCGACCTGTGGAGCTAGCTCGGGATGCCAAAGCAACGGTCGCTAAAGGTTATAAAGCGTTGAAATTGTATCCTTTCGGTGGACCACAAGCGATTACCCCTGAGCGAATGCAATTGGGCGTAGATCGTGTGGCTGCGGTAAGAGAGGCTGTGGGACCCAATATTGAAATTGGAGTGGATATTCGGAATGCTCTGAACATCTGGGGTGCTCGCCGAGTAGCGCAAAAACTTGAGCCCTTGGACATCATGTTCATGGAGGAGCCCATATTGTATGATAATTCAACGACCCTGGTTGAATTAGCACGAGAAGCACGGGTTCCCATTGCCGTGGGTGAACGTCTCTACACACGATGGGAATTCAGGGAAGTTTTAGAGAAAAATGCAGTTGATATTATTCAACCTGATATTTGCCACGCTGGAGGCCTTTCTGACCTCAAGAAAATTGCCGCGATGGCTGAGACTTATTACGTGACCATGGCACCTCACAATTCGAATGGCCCCATATCAACCGTGGCGAGCCTTCATCTGGATATGGTAATCAATAACTGTTTTATGCAGGAATTGATTCTTCGATTCTTTGATCGTTATAATGAAGTGCTGACAAATCCGATCGTTGTTGAAGATGGTTATGGAATAACTCCAGCTGGACCCGGGTGGGGGACGGATCTAGATATCGAGGAATTGGCAAAATATCCGCCCAAGGAATACAATCCTGTTAGTTCAGGTGATGTGTTCTAA
- a CDS encoding DUF1501 domain-containing protein, whose product MKSPICSRPTSTPMSRRNFLCGLGASIGSLAMTDMFAADNILPKAGPLAPKSQMFPAKAKRVIMLFMEGGPGHMDTFDPKPELQRLHKSESTLAKEGDPFKFFVGSPFQSRKVGQSGIEMSDQWKYMADPEVADELCNYRGCQAESVNHPEALFHMNTGSRLGADPSLGAWTTYGLGSVNQNLPGYVVMTELAMPQGGAGNWSNGFLPAHYQGTRLRPEGSPILDLKSQSNKNRAHQRRTIDELSFLNDLHAKNHPEHAALDARMESYELAYRMQMEVPEIMDLSKEPQHIRDMYGMGEKETEVFGRQCLMARKLVEQGVRFVQIFSGGWDSHDYLEEGHSSRIRSVDKGMAGLIKDLKQRGMLEDTLVIWTGEFGRTVDNNKRGGVYSLGRDHNPNAMTMLLAGGGVKKGAIVGATDELGNSAVDVVHPIRDLHVTLLHLLGLEDNKLTYFHGGRYKQLSQFGGQVIPELLA is encoded by the coding sequence ATGAAATCACCCATTTGTTCACGTCCTACTTCCACGCCGATGTCGCGGCGCAACTTCCTTTGTGGCCTTGGTGCCTCCATTGGATCGCTAGCTATGACCGATATGTTTGCGGCTGATAACATCCTGCCAAAAGCTGGACCCCTTGCCCCAAAGTCACAGATGTTTCCTGCCAAGGCTAAGCGTGTTATCATGCTCTTTATGGAAGGTGGTCCTGGTCATATGGATACCTTCGATCCCAAACCGGAGTTGCAGCGATTGCACAAATCCGAGTCTACGTTGGCAAAAGAGGGCGATCCATTTAAGTTTTTTGTCGGGAGCCCATTCCAATCACGTAAAGTCGGCCAATCCGGTATCGAAATGAGTGATCAATGGAAATACATGGCTGACCCTGAGGTGGCAGATGAGCTCTGTAACTATCGGGGTTGTCAGGCCGAATCCGTCAATCACCCGGAAGCGCTCTTCCACATGAATACGGGCAGTCGCCTTGGCGCTGACCCCTCACTGGGTGCTTGGACTACCTATGGTCTTGGCTCGGTGAACCAGAACCTTCCTGGTTATGTGGTTATGACCGAATTGGCCATGCCGCAGGGTGGTGCTGGCAACTGGTCCAATGGTTTTCTACCGGCGCATTACCAAGGTACTCGTTTACGTCCAGAAGGTTCACCCATCCTGGACTTGAAGTCTCAGTCCAATAAAAACCGTGCTCACCAACGTCGCACAATTGACGAGCTTTCATTTCTCAATGACCTACATGCTAAAAACCATCCCGAGCACGCCGCTCTGGATGCACGCATGGAAAGTTATGAGTTGGCTTATCGGATGCAGATGGAAGTTCCAGAAATCATGGACCTGTCGAAGGAGCCACAGCATATCCGCGACATGTATGGCATGGGAGAGAAGGAGACTGAAGTGTTCGGTCGCCAGTGTCTGATGGCACGTAAATTAGTTGAGCAAGGTGTGCGCTTTGTGCAAATTTTTTCTGGCGGTTGGGACAGTCACGACTACTTGGAAGAAGGTCATAGTTCTCGTATCCGTAGTGTTGATAAAGGGATGGCTGGTTTAATCAAGGATCTCAAACAACGGGGTATGCTCGAAGACACCTTGGTGATTTGGACCGGTGAGTTTGGTAGAACGGTCGATAATAACAAACGGGGAGGTGTTTATTCTCTCGGACGCGATCACAACCCGAATGCCATGACCATGCTTCTAGCAGGTGGAGGTGTGAAAAAAGGTGCCATCGTTGGCGCTACCGATGAACTGGGTAATTCAGCTGTGGATGTGGTTCACCCCATTCGTGATTTGCATGTTACCTTGCTACATTTACTAGGCTTAGAAGATAATAAGCTGACTTATTTCCATGGAGGTCGATATAAACAGCTTTCCCAGTTTGGCGGACAAGTAATTCCTGAGTTACTAGCCTGA
- a CDS encoding PSD1 and planctomycete cytochrome C domain-containing protein: MSSIFKCPTRIAALLAALSSTVVVGQNNEADDIDRLFTLKVLPVMSQKCFGCHGDDPDEIEGGLIMHTLDDLLLGGDGFGDVLVPGDADASFMMAAMRWEDPDYEMPPKENDRLTAEQLEDFETWINAGAPWTSEERQAEIRQAEKLVLENEDGIIMPTSGGLGDEWTYRRYNKEEMWAFMPVETPELIDERDAIDEFVVAKLNAAGFKPARKADALTRIRRATFDLTGLPPTPEEVRAFVSADRKNSKKAWEELIDRLLESPRYGERWGQHWLDVARYSDTGGMSNDYEKSNAWRYRDYVIRAFNEDKPYDQFILEQLAGDEMANESVAKRLAGDKEAIAKVHQAGTYTDEEIEWMVATGFLRMGAFDTAMVPNNERRQIYLDDVVNSVGQTFLATTMRCLKCHDHKFDPIPTKDYYRMYATFAATQLAERPVEFSEKENMAGMEEGKEMVERLHTYAADRMNALHTKRETAAKAWFAERGLEYINHADRKELDDDVKPPRDIGLDYVDEGRLKVREQDDWIWNRRKERYEPMIQGVYNGTDFLAMNARKLRMREDNPKVSMDTHILMGGSVAAPGDKVVPGVLSALGLPVNESAEDPYVMPENFDGRRLTFAKWVANPSNQLTTRAIVNRIWQGHFGKPIAGNPNNFGAKGGKPTHPQILDYLASELVEGGWKIKRLHKLIMMSDTYQQGTGHLKLEKLREVDPNNHLLAIYEPRRLTAEELRDGMLAITGELNTEMGGLPIAPEINMEVALQPRMIQFSIAPAYQPSKSPEQRNRRSIYAYRVRGQADPFLELFNQPNPNDSCEMRDSVSVSPQAFTLMNSDVVTDRSIALAVRLENESKRLNTQITKAFEYALGRKPNRKEMNRMVDYIEDMRVYHQKFEPDPMDYPPEITRSLVEEFSGKPFEYNEILPAFEDYTPDTKAADVSPETRALADLCLVLFNSHEFVYVY; this comes from the coding sequence ATGTCTTCCATTTTTAAATGTCCTACCCGTATTGCTGCACTCCTGGCAGCGCTCTCTTCGACCGTTGTAGTTGGTCAAAACAACGAAGCTGATGACATCGATCGCTTGTTTACCTTAAAAGTATTGCCGGTGATGTCTCAAAAGTGCTTTGGCTGTCATGGCGACGATCCTGATGAGATTGAAGGTGGCTTGATCATGCACACTTTAGATGACCTGCTTCTAGGCGGTGATGGCTTTGGCGATGTACTTGTTCCCGGTGATGCAGACGCCAGCTTCATGATGGCGGCTATGAGATGGGAGGATCCTGATTATGAAATGCCTCCGAAGGAAAACGACCGTTTAACCGCAGAGCAACTGGAGGACTTTGAAACCTGGATCAATGCAGGTGCTCCTTGGACGAGTGAAGAGCGTCAGGCTGAAATTCGTCAGGCTGAAAAGCTGGTATTGGAAAACGAAGATGGTATCATTATGCCAACCTCGGGTGGTTTAGGTGATGAATGGACCTACCGTCGTTACAACAAAGAAGAGATGTGGGCATTCATGCCGGTTGAAACACCGGAGCTGATAGATGAACGAGATGCCATTGATGAATTCGTAGTAGCTAAACTGAATGCTGCCGGTTTTAAACCCGCGAGGAAGGCGGATGCTTTGACGCGCATTCGCCGTGCCACATTTGATCTGACTGGATTGCCGCCGACCCCGGAAGAGGTTCGCGCATTTGTATCGGCTGACAGAAAAAATTCTAAGAAGGCCTGGGAAGAATTGATCGATCGTTTATTAGAGAGTCCTCGCTATGGTGAGCGTTGGGGCCAGCACTGGTTGGACGTTGCACGTTATTCCGACACCGGGGGCATGTCTAATGATTATGAGAAATCGAATGCCTGGAGATACCGTGACTATGTCATTCGTGCTTTCAATGAAGACAAACCTTATGACCAATTTATACTTGAGCAATTAGCCGGGGATGAAATGGCCAATGAATCGGTAGCCAAGCGTCTGGCAGGAGACAAGGAAGCTATTGCGAAGGTACATCAGGCAGGAACTTACACAGACGAGGAAATAGAATGGATGGTCGCCACGGGGTTTCTTCGTATGGGAGCTTTCGATACAGCTATGGTTCCCAACAATGAGCGCAGGCAGATTTATCTAGATGATGTGGTAAATTCTGTAGGCCAGACCTTTCTTGCAACCACCATGCGGTGCTTAAAATGCCACGATCACAAATTTGATCCTATACCGACCAAAGACTATTACCGGATGTATGCGACCTTTGCTGCTACACAGCTTGCAGAACGTCCAGTCGAATTCAGTGAAAAAGAGAATATGGCGGGCATGGAAGAAGGCAAAGAGATGGTTGAGCGCCTGCATACTTACGCTGCCGACCGCATGAATGCACTGCACACAAAACGTGAAACTGCAGCTAAAGCATGGTTCGCTGAACGAGGCTTGGAATACATAAATCATGCCGATCGCAAAGAGTTGGATGACGATGTGAAGCCTCCGCGGGACATTGGTTTGGATTATGTCGATGAGGGTCGTTTGAAAGTCCGCGAACAAGATGATTGGATCTGGAATCGCCGCAAGGAACGTTATGAGCCGATGATTCAAGGGGTCTACAATGGCACTGACTTCCTGGCTATGAATGCACGTAAGCTGCGCATGCGTGAAGATAATCCCAAGGTCAGTATGGATACGCACATCCTTATGGGGGGTTCCGTGGCTGCGCCCGGAGACAAAGTTGTTCCTGGTGTCTTGAGTGCATTGGGCTTGCCGGTTAATGAATCTGCTGAAGACCCCTATGTAATGCCAGAAAACTTCGACGGTCGTCGTCTGACTTTTGCCAAGTGGGTAGCTAACCCCAGTAATCAACTGACTACCCGAGCCATCGTTAATCGTATTTGGCAAGGACACTTTGGAAAACCCATTGCGGGCAATCCCAATAACTTTGGCGCCAAAGGCGGCAAACCGACTCACCCACAAATACTCGATTACTTGGCATCAGAATTGGTTGAAGGGGGTTGGAAGATCAAACGGCTTCATAAACTGATAATGATGTCCGATACCTATCAACAGGGTACTGGACATTTAAAACTCGAGAAGTTACGTGAAGTTGATCCTAATAATCACCTGCTGGCTATCTATGAGCCTCGTCGTTTGACTGCTGAAGAATTACGGGATGGTATGCTAGCCATTACCGGTGAGCTCAATACAGAGATGGGCGGTCTACCGATCGCCCCGGAAATCAATATGGAGGTGGCGTTGCAACCTCGTATGATACAGTTCTCCATTGCTCCAGCCTACCAACCATCGAAATCACCTGAACAACGCAATCGTCGCAGCATTTACGCGTATCGAGTTCGTGGTCAGGCTGACCCATTCCTTGAGTTGTTTAATCAGCCGAACCCGAATGACTCTTGTGAAATGCGAGATTCGGTTTCTGTTTCTCCTCAAGCATTTACCTTGATGAATAGTGATGTCGTAACGGATCGTTCAATCGCATTGGCTGTTCGTCTTGAAAATGAGAGTAAGCGCTTAAATACACAAATCACCAAGGCCTTTGAATATGCGCTTGGGCGAAAGCCAAACCGCAAGGAAATGAACCGCATGGTGGATTACATTGAAGACATGCGTGTCTACCATCAAAAGTTTGAGCCGGATCCAATGGATTATCCACCTGAGATCACACGATCCTTGGTAGAAGAGTTTTCTGGAAAACCATTTGAGTATAACGAAATCCTGCCCGCCTTTGAAGATTACACACCTGACACGAAAGCGGCGGATGTGAGTCCTGAAACCCGAGCACTCGCCGACCTCTGCCTGGTCTTGTTTAACAGTCACGAATTTGTTTACGTTTATTAA